In the Hyla sarda isolate aHylSar1 unplaced genomic scaffold, aHylSar1.hap1 scaffold_2490, whole genome shotgun sequence genome, one interval contains:
- the LOC130323482 gene encoding HSPB1-associated protein 1-like: protein MVVCAFKSAEGAGSSGDWLNPTEGGATTYETNLQYLNMAVSAFTEHKMAEDQGEAATKKRRKEETKAEDRAGGGAAPFTRFLVPVLPSLAKEDSESKEMQRAGSDGERGAVTSDELLDCMLDPQVVSLVAQLLVNRRLGKS from the exons ATGGTGGTGTGCGCCTTTAAATCGGCAGAGGGTGCAGGGAGCTCAGGCGATTGGCTGAACCCCACTGAg GGCGGGGCGACCACTTACGAAACCAACCTGCAGTATTTGAACATGGCGGTTTCTGCTTTTACGGAGCACAAGATGGCGGAAGACCAAGGTGAAGCGGCgacgaagaagaggaggaaggaggagACGAAGGCTGAAGACCGGGCCGGGGGTGGCGCTGCTCCGTTCACGCGGTTCCTCGTCCCAGTTTTGCCTTCGTTGGCTAAGGAGGATTCCGAAAGCAAAGAGATGCAACGTGCGGGATCGGACGGTGAAAGGGGCGCCGTAACTAGCGACGAGCTGCTGGACTGTATGCTAGACCCGCAGGTTGTCTCCTTGGTGGCCCAGCTCTTGGTGAACAGGAGGTTAGGAAAGAGTTAA